TATTTTTCAAGTTTGCATACATAATACATCtgggtattttattttaatatatctatagctaaattataaaatgaatttgttTTCAGGTGTGTGTGGTTAAGCGAAATCATGCAAAGTACATGTCGGGATGTGCGAATAGTTCGGTAAGTacacttttaacatatttaaatgtattcattaaCTACATCAACAACATTTGATCCTAATCTGGGAGTTTCATAATTCATTGTTTCTACATAGATTTCTCTCCAGGCCCTTTCTTTAAAGTATTTGTGTTTAATACATTTCAGTTGACATACATTTATAAAGTACATATACTTTTTATACCGTATATATGCATTATTATTGTGATCGTATGGATTCAGATATGTTCGACATATTATCCAAGCTCAAGTAAATGTGCAGAATGTTGCAATAACGACTACTGCAACGGACGTGGCTGTGGGGATGAAGGTATGCATTATTAAAACTCATTAAAACACACATGTGCTTGATTTATAAGCTTTTATTAGTATCGTTATCATATATGCGTATGCTAgaactatttttttaatatatttgtgtagGTTTAGTCTCAAGACAACGAGGCCCATTGTGCTACGACTGCAATCACGTTAGAACCATTCAGCAACGTTTGTCAATTAGACCGTGTAATAAACACCAGGTGAGTTTAAATATGAACGATTCTGTATTGTCCAAGTTCTTTATATGGCCATGGTTATTtaacaaattcattttaaaatatgtttgtccTTGAATAAATGCACTTTATAACTGCCGGTAGCAGAAACTTTCATATCATAGCAAGTGTGTAAACTATTTTGCattttcatataaatgtattttaatttctAGTCATGCAGTATCGAGGAATGTGAATGGCTGGATCACACACACTTCAAGCTTGGGTGTGAGTATTCACCGGTATGttgatataatttttataaagtaATACTATAAAATATCTTCAATTGATAAATTGGGATGTCTATATTCAATGCAGATCGCGTATTGAACTAcggtttaataaaatatcatattactttaaagcaaatattggaaaaaaaattcaagcaaaaataatttatttcaatatttcaatattcaacatTTACAGCAGACACTTATAGAGATATATCTCAGTAATCATAAATGCATACGGAATGTTTTTCTAGTGCAGCCCTATTGGGAACGGATTGCAACGTTCCTTGCCGCGCTGCAAATCGTGTTGTGACCAAGACTTTTGTAACACCACTTGCACACACCACCAATCAATAGGCATAATtggtaaacaataatagttttgAAAGAAACATTTATTATGCACCACATATGTTAGCTCTGTGCATAATATCATTGCAAATAAAATGTTCTTCGTGAATTTCTGGTACATTAGTAGAACAAATTTTATTACTCAAACAATAAGAACATTATTCAGCAATAACGTGTTTTCAATCTCATAGCCTAAACACATGTAAAATTAATACATATCCTAAATATGTTCAAGTAATGGTAGACGTGGAGCTTACAACACGATTATTGAAAGGTTAACAAGTAATAAATAAACTGTTGAAAGACAATTTACTGTGTGTAACAATCTTATTTCAGCAACAAGTTCATGCGAAGAAAAGAGCTGTGGTCTAGATATACATTTTTGGAACAAATGAAGATTGttatcattaaaaatattatattttgcgttaattatAAATCAGTGAGTGCAagtgtgtatatttatattatacttGCTATACATCAATGTTCATGTTCATATTAGTAATATATATACATCTATTTTCGTGTAAACCTTAGAATGAGTATAAGTATTTCTCCATTGTATAATTATAGCGTAATAATATATGCTGATTCGTTATTACAGGATGACACGGCAACCATCTGACCGAGCATTGAAAGTCTTTATTGAGCATGCTTATGAAATGTACATACGTGCATATGAAGAATAAAAGTTCAGTATAAAATTGTGGTGCCTATTTTTACACAAATTCAATTTCTCTTGACAAACGCCCATTATCTGCGAGCTTATTACACATACACTATTACTACCAATTTTACAAGACAACTTCTACTAATGTTTTTTGGCGATAGGCACCAGCATATATCGAACTGTTGTAGTGATAATGAAATACGTTGGCTTTTgatatttctttaattatttcaataatatattaagcTTGTTTGATAtgctaataaataatatattaattacttgATAAAAGTGTCCTTAATAAATCGTGCAAACATGAAATTACGCTTCATGCATACACTATAGCCAATAAATAAGTGTAATTGCATATCATACAACGTGCAATCTGACACATTTGGCGTGGTCTGTCCTTATACTAGCGCAATTTATCACAACTTTGACATTCATTATCATCAGTCAATAACTGTGTTCTGTTTAGATTCTTGAATTGAATCTTTGTGTGTAAAACTTTATGTGATCACATGTTTATGCTTAATTTTGAACAAACTTTATCACTATCGAAACGTGTGCATCCATAGTTGTTCGAAATAAAAccatattaatgtatttatttattttttgtgtgtttgcaATGAGATTAACATAAGACTTCGAAATGTCGTTCCAAGTGCTATCATGTGTCATCAAGTCTGGCTTTAACATAAGCCGATTTCTCAAAAACTCGATGTCACGATCgtactattttagaaagatataATGTTAATACAGAGCGAATAACCTTAACTTTACAGCAAAAGACAACGACCGACCAAGGGACAACTATCCCATTTAAGTACACATCGTGTACGACGTAATTCGACATGTTAGCGATCAAATTGTATGTACAATATGATTTGCTGCGTGACGTTTCAAactaatttcaaataaaaagtaGGACAACTTTTTGGCGTAACTCAGTATTTCTATTTTcttaatttttaacaaaatatttcaataaaaataatattaattgtgtGATTTGGGgcaaccataatttaatacaaaataaagtgGATTATTGCAAAACTGGTATGAAATATTAAGTTTAATAAAATGACAATGGTGCCTGCATACCGGGACTGCAAGCATCGAGCATTCCGAAAGCTCGCCCGCAATCGTATATGCATATTCCTGCCAATTCgttttttgtgatttaaattagtcaataaacaatatattgcaCTGGAACACTTAAAGTAATGTCCACTTGTTTTCAGCGCTCAAAACAGATATCGATCAATTTTTTCAGCATGACTAAACTGGTCGATACAAATCATAGTTTCATTATTTGAGGTTACAGATTCACGTGTATGAAGATTTTACAGAGATATTTGTAATCGGTATCCCGAAATCACAATTTATAAAATGGGCCTTTCGAAACCTTGTTAAGTCTATCAAATTTGGCAGCGCTATTTGTGTTCATCAACATTTTCAGTGCGACGCTCAGGAATTTAGCCGGGGATCTCTGGATCGGTGAAACAGAGCggtttttgtaaatgtttaccacAAACATGTaacacatctctctctctctctctctctctctctctctctctctctctctctctctctctctctctctctctctctctctctctctctctctctctctctctcaagtATCTGATACATTTATAAACTCATAATCAAAATctcaaatattatttaacaatatgTATACTGATGTGTAGAGAAAATGACATGTGTATGAATAATGATGCAAACACACGTAgaaaacgaaaacaacaacacgcCAAACAAACTACTATTGTATTGGTGTAAAAGGCAGAATGTGGTAATTATCTCCAAAGGCCTAATTTTGACATATCCACAATACATGCAAGTagactttttaaataataaaaatcagaCGCTGCATagctatgtttattttaataagcaATATGTTGAGGTTTTCTTCATTGCTCCGACTTACAAAACTCATTGTGACGTCGTTTCATGAAGTCCGCATGTACATAGCGGGGATGCAACAATATTGCGTCTGAAAAGGTGTTCGTTTATGGCGTTACACTTTGTTCGTAGGCGCGTGTGTAGCATTTAAGAGCGTCTTTCGCCGTATATAAATAAGGGATTCGAAGTCTGTCGATCTAGATTAATTTTTCTATTGAAGGAATTTATCGATTCAGCGTTTTATATTTCATcaggaagattattccattcacaTACAGTGGATGGTAAAAACGAATTTGAATACAGTGACGTTCGCGCTTGAATAGTTTGGAGATGTGACgaatttcttaatgagtaattgctaAACGATCCAACTGTAGCGGGTAAAGGGATTGCAAATAGTTTGGTACATTACTAGagttcattttattatatttatacattaatattaatttgtgtttgcgTCTTCGTTGGCTGATAGTTAACCAGCCTAGCTCATTGTAAAGTTATTCTAATGAGACTAAGCGTGTGCATCCAGATGTCAGTACCTTTGTATCCCAGGTGAGTgactttgagcctttcaggccTTCTTTTTTAAAGAATTCTACATACACAAGGGTCTTGGTCATATAagcttcattctgggaaaactggtcttaatacatctgcggaaagtgtcgtcccggatcaGCACGTACAGTCAGCttaggctcatcagggacaacaatatCCGCTTTTTACGGAATTTTTGTGCAAAAgacagggttcgcacagaccttgaaaagcgcttgaaaatcaaggtttatcttgaaaagtgcttaaaaacgatATGGGgtgcttaaaagtgcttattttcaaccatagccttgaaaagtgcttagaaagtgcttgaattttgctggaaaagtgcttgaaaaaacggataaaaatatttattttccgtTAGTCTGAAGTCGTAGGTTTTTTTCCTGATTTATGACGGTTCCGATCTATTCATACGGGCACGTACTGGATCGGTTCGGGTTGATACGGGTTTTAGAACGTAATGGAGGCAACTACTACTAATCTTCCGCCAATTGGTCTACTTCGGTTTTTGTTGTACGCATTTTGCCATTAcggtgctgacaagttgaaatatgacagcgaataagtgcatttttcagaaagggtggcatttgaagtacccttgggtTATTGACAATGCCGATTCTTAAGTCAAAGCATATTGTAAAGAACGCAGAACAGGTATAGAGATCGACAGTATGGGGGAATCGGCGTTGAAAAGCCAcctaaattttaaaatgcagtttgtCTGTGAAGCAAATTCATTCGGTTATCCCAGTGTGACCAATATTTGACGATGTAACGgctacatgaagcaatattttaaaaataatgaaagaaataatgaaatgtttaatagcacaaattaataattttaaactcggctgtattactttgaaatggttccaagacaataatcatccatttaatcaatacaaatagaacgtcgtcgaatttaggtgtcgtcgaatttgggttgcggTAGGATAACCCAATTCATTCAgacgttgctttagaaaatggcgagtgattaaccttgtcaatatctatgtacatagttgaactatcttttttttaacaagacgttttgtcggaagatttttattaatctagtatgtgtatgcattataataaacaacggatAACTAAAaaaccaaataaataaataaagatattgtcgttgacatcgagcgcctatgtaGAGAATCACATGCCAAAAAACGTTAAATATTTCCGTTAGAATTGTTGTCTTTTTGCTTTTGTGTATATATgacaagatgtaaaaataaatgctattatatcatttttctgtattattattttgcagcAGTACACTTCTGatattttgcaaaaatgaccaatgaaagtacgacaatgaaaaaatatcatatgatcacaaaaaataaaaaataaacagtttataacgctgttatttaaccatatttcagtttaaaaaaggtttcattggaaataaataaacattacctataATGAAATGATGTACACAAAATCACTCACTGTCGCCAATAAAGTatcactgtttacagcattatctcccctgtcaaatcaacagttggagcatcttttcaaaaatttgtaaaattgtacatttatccaagggacacactatgcaacaattgttttttatttgattttactttttcatgaaatacacgaTTAAAACCCCTATTGGTGTGACCCCCTATTGGCGAGTTGACTGTACTGCAAAAGacaaaagacaaaaaagttgCACTTGACTGATTGCCAAATAAATTAGATGATACTGTGAAGAAACTGCAATCTGTTTAAATGAATGCAGACACTTAGT
This is a stretch of genomic DNA from Dreissena polymorpha isolate Duluth1 chromosome 7, UMN_Dpol_1.0, whole genome shotgun sequence. It encodes these proteins:
- the LOC127838892 gene encoding neurogenic locus notch homolog protein 2-like isoform X6, with amino-acid sequence MVVHVQTVTPVYVELALVEGTVKPVDINECASSPCLHGGTCSDDVNAYTCTCSAGFSGRNCEIDSNEQLICYSCEDMSDLELCDTVKKCGDGEVCVVKRNHAKYMSGCANSSICSTYYPSSSKCAECCNNDYCNGRGCGDEGLVSRQRGPLCYDCNHVRTIQQRLSIRPCNKHQSCSIEECEWLDHTHFKLGCEYSPCSPIGNGLQRSLPRCKSCCDQDFCNTTCTHHQSIGIIATSSCEEKSCGLDIHFWNK